The Niastella koreensis GR20-10 genome includes a window with the following:
- a CDS encoding glycoside hydrolase family 9 protein, which yields MKFFSTFLCLLVSAISFGQKLQLNDSAYFETRGVNVFVFNSQYNGMFFDEKTAGIELIQHGVRTATGGAIRLQNTPEQWDLVPAMVDRKVDRQKNSVEVTLRYDEFAFTSRINVTPKDNGVEINVYLDKPLPAKLEGKAGFNLEFLPTAYFEKSYLADGKAGSFPLYPASSTIIQNADNKIPQFAGHNTFDDRGRNEFIVPEPLATGKTIVLAPEDAERLVTIQSADAPLMLFDGRNLAQNGWFIVRSLLPAGKTGKVLTWYLEPNAIPNWKRKPMIAFSQVGYQPAQDKVSVIELDKNDAPLPTASLFQLTANGTPVEKLKDEIKPWGQYLRYNYVQFDFSTVKEPGLYFIQYGDQKTNVFTIGQEIYKDSWHPTLDVWFPVQMDHMQVNEAYRVWHGVPFLDDALQAPVNHQHFDGYRMGPVTDTKYKSYERIPGLAVGGWFDAGDFDIQTGSHNSAILSFVDAWEKLKLTRDETYIDQATRYVDIHRPDGKPDLLQQIEHGSLNLVAQVKNIGHPVRGIVVPNLHQYHHLGDASTETDNLPYNPALKPYQSDGRTSGTKDDRWAFTNRNSFLDYHTAAALAAAYRALKGYNDTLSRQCLGYARQLWNEDARQPAGNDTGFLAAFRRNTQIAAALQLFISTKEEQYATSFKEMIFPTLDRSLQFGMTVALQAIPYMDTDYQNRMRAYVVKFKAMSDEYNRQNPYGVPMTARGWGGNSAIINWAISCYYAHNFFPDLIGREYVYKGLNYIFGCHPYHNLSFVSAVGTRSKRVTYGNNRADFSYIAGGVVPGLLVLHPDFPENKEDWPFLWGENEVVIDICASYIFLSAAVNDWNQ from the coding sequence ATGAAATTTTTTTCCACTTTCTTATGTTTGTTGGTATCGGCCATTTCGTTTGGGCAAAAACTGCAACTGAACGATTCTGCCTATTTTGAAACCCGCGGCGTAAATGTTTTTGTTTTTAACAGCCAGTACAACGGCATGTTCTTCGACGAAAAAACCGCCGGTATTGAATTGATCCAACACGGCGTAAGAACTGCAACAGGCGGCGCCATCCGGTTACAAAATACCCCGGAACAATGGGACCTGGTTCCTGCGATGGTCGATAGAAAAGTTGACCGGCAAAAGAACAGCGTAGAGGTAACATTGCGGTACGATGAATTTGCCTTTACCTCCAGGATAAACGTCACGCCCAAAGACAATGGCGTTGAGATCAACGTGTACCTCGATAAACCCCTTCCCGCAAAACTGGAAGGGAAAGCAGGCTTTAACCTGGAGTTTTTACCCACTGCCTATTTTGAAAAAAGCTACCTGGCCGATGGGAAGGCGGGCAGCTTTCCCTTATATCCGGCCAGTTCAACCATAATACAGAATGCAGATAATAAAATACCGCAGTTTGCCGGGCACAATACATTTGATGACCGGGGCCGGAATGAGTTCATAGTACCGGAGCCATTGGCCACCGGTAAAACCATTGTACTGGCGCCAGAAGACGCAGAAAGACTGGTAACCATACAATCGGCCGATGCGCCACTGATGCTTTTTGACGGCCGTAACCTGGCCCAGAACGGCTGGTTCATTGTGCGCAGCCTGCTGCCTGCAGGAAAAACCGGCAAAGTGCTTACCTGGTACCTGGAGCCCAATGCCATCCCCAACTGGAAACGGAAACCCATGATCGCTTTTTCGCAAGTTGGTTACCAGCCGGCGCAGGATAAAGTGTCGGTAATTGAACTCGACAAAAACGATGCACCATTACCAACCGCTTCTCTTTTTCAACTCACCGCCAATGGAACGCCGGTAGAAAAATTAAAGGATGAAATAAAACCCTGGGGACAATACCTGCGCTATAACTATGTACAATTCGACTTCAGTACGGTAAAAGAGCCTGGCCTGTACTTTATCCAATATGGCGATCAAAAAACAAATGTATTTACAATAGGGCAGGAGATCTATAAAGACAGCTGGCATCCCACGCTGGATGTATGGTTTCCCGTGCAAATGGACCACATGCAGGTAAACGAAGCGTACCGGGTTTGGCATGGTGTTCCGTTTTTAGACGATGCCCTGCAGGCGCCGGTAAACCACCAGCATTTCGATGGCTACCGCATGGGCCCTGTTACCGATACAAAATACAAATCGTACGAGCGTATACCCGGCCTGGCAGTAGGCGGTTGGTTCGATGCGGGTGATTTCGACATCCAGACCGGCTCGCATAACAGCGCCATTTTAAGCTTTGTAGACGCCTGGGAGAAATTAAAGCTAACGCGCGATGAAACCTATATAGACCAGGCAACGCGATATGTGGATATTCATCGTCCTGATGGAAAGCCTGACCTGTTACAACAAATTGAACACGGCTCACTGAACCTGGTAGCGCAGGTAAAAAATATCGGTCACCCGGTACGGGGTATTGTGGTGCCCAACCTGCATCAATACCATCACCTGGGCGACGCCTCCACCGAAACCGATAACCTGCCTTATAACCCGGCGTTGAAACCTTATCAAAGCGATGGACGCACCAGTGGCACAAAAGACGACCGGTGGGCCTTTACCAATCGTAATTCCTTTCTCGACTATCATACTGCGGCGGCCCTGGCAGCCGCATACCGCGCATTGAAAGGATACAACGATACTTTATCTCGCCAATGTTTAGGGTATGCCCGGCAATTGTGGAATGAGGATGCCCGGCAACCTGCGGGCAACGATACTGGATTTTTGGCCGCTTTCAGAAGAAATACGCAGATAGCAGCAGCCCTGCAATTATTTATATCTACAAAAGAAGAACAATACGCCACCAGTTTCAAAGAGATGATCTTTCCAACGCTCGACAGATCGTTGCAGTTTGGCATGACCGTAGCCTTGCAGGCAATTCCTTATATGGACACGGATTATCAAAACAGAATGCGTGCATACGTGGTGAAGTTCAAGGCCATGAGCGATGAGTACAACAGGCAAAACCCGTATGGGGTGCCTATGACCGCAAGGGGGTGGGGTGGCAACAGCGCCATCATCAACTGGGCAATAAGCTGTTATTATGCACATAACTTTTTTCCTGACCTCATCGGTAGGGAGTACGTGTACAAAGGGCTCAACTATATCTTTGGGTGCCATCCTTATCACAACCTGTCATTTGTTTCAGCAGTAGGTACGCGCTCTAAAAGAGTAACCTACGGCAACAACAGGGCCGACTTCAGTTATATTGCCGGTGGGGTAGTGCCCGGCTTGCTGGTGCTGCATCCCGATTTTCCGGAGAACAAGGAAGACTGGCCTTTTTTATGGGGCGAAAACGAAGTGGTGATCGATATCTGCGCTTCCTATATTTTTTTATCAGCCGCTGTAAACGACTGGAACCAATAA
- a CDS encoding alpha/beta hydrolase-fold protein produces MKQILFAIAILFLGGSTASSQELIKQAPPGFDSLRAAIPHGKIDTISYASKTVGATRRAIIYTPPGFSKKKKYPVLYLLHGIGGDEKEWLNGGKPQLILDNLYAEGKLVPMIVVMPNGRAMKDDRATGNIMAPDKVQAFADFEKDLLNDLIPFIEKKYPVLTDREHRAIAGLSMGGGQSLNFGLGNLDKFAWVGGFSSAPNTKTPEQLVPDPEAAKKQLKLLWISCGDNDRLITFSKRTHDYLYEHNVPHIYYIEPGVHDFKVWKNGLYMFSQFLFKPVDPSIFMKYTVLGTPAATNVRSAGYPQILPDNRVVFRVKAPNAQKVQVDLVKKYDLVKDTGGYWGVTTDSISEGFHYYSLLIDGVALADPASETFYGMGRMASGIEIPFRGGGYYAVKDVPHGDLRIKRYYSATTNTWRRLFLYTPPGYDATTNEKYPVLYLLHGGGEDESGWATQGRTDLILDNLIAEKKAKPMLVVMMDGNFSTGLAGFNEQALKAFESELKQSVIPFIEQNYRAATDAADRALAGLSMGGLQTLYAGIKNTNLFAYLGVFSSGWWNNQPALAGPQYEFMKDNAATINNNLKRFWIAMGGKEDIAYNNCRIMLSKFDEMNIKYQYSEYPGGHTWPVWRNNLYNFAQELFK; encoded by the coding sequence ATGAAACAAATATTGTTTGCCATAGCCATCCTCTTCCTGGGCGGTTCAACAGCCTCTTCGCAGGAGCTGATTAAACAGGCGCCTCCCGGATTCGATTCACTGCGTGCGGCAATCCCACATGGAAAAATAGATACCATCAGCTATGCTTCAAAAACAGTGGGCGCTACCCGAAGAGCAATCATTTATACACCTCCCGGGTTTTCAAAAAAGAAAAAGTACCCGGTCTTATACCTGCTGCATGGCATAGGCGGTGATGAGAAGGAATGGTTGAATGGCGGAAAGCCGCAATTGATCCTGGATAATTTGTATGCCGAAGGTAAGTTGGTGCCCATGATAGTAGTAATGCCCAATGGACGGGCCATGAAAGACGACCGCGCCACCGGTAACATCATGGCGCCTGATAAAGTGCAGGCATTCGCCGATTTTGAAAAGGACCTGCTCAACGATCTGATCCCTTTTATTGAAAAGAAATACCCGGTATTGACCGATAGAGAGCACCGTGCCATTGCAGGATTGTCAATGGGTGGCGGGCAATCGTTGAATTTTGGGTTAGGTAACCTTGACAAATTTGCCTGGGTGGGTGGTTTTTCTTCCGCTCCCAATACCAAAACGCCGGAACAACTGGTACCCGATCCGGAGGCAGCAAAAAAACAATTGAAGCTGCTCTGGATCTCCTGCGGCGATAACGACCGGCTTATCACTTTCAGCAAACGTACCCACGATTACCTGTATGAGCACAATGTGCCGCATATCTATTATATAGAACCGGGGGTTCATGATTTCAAGGTTTGGAAAAACGGGCTGTATATGTTTTCCCAATTCCTGTTTAAACCGGTGGATCCTTCCATCTTTATGAAATACACCGTGTTGGGAACGCCTGCTGCTACAAACGTACGATCGGCCGGTTATCCGCAGATCCTGCCCGACAACCGCGTTGTTTTTCGCGTAAAAGCGCCCAACGCGCAAAAAGTGCAGGTAGACCTGGTGAAGAAGTATGACCTGGTAAAAGATACCGGCGGCTACTGGGGTGTTACTACCGATTCCATTAGCGAAGGATTTCATTATTATTCTTTGTTGATAGACGGCGTTGCCCTGGCCGACCCGGCCAGTGAAACGTTCTATGGCATGGGCCGGATGGCCAGTGGCATAGAGATCCCTTTTCGTGGTGGCGGTTATTATGCAGTGAAGGATGTGCCGCATGGCGATTTAAGAATAAAGAGATATTATTCTGCAACTACCAATACCTGGCGCCGGCTGTTTTTGTATACCCCGCCCGGTTATGATGCAACTACCAATGAAAAATACCCGGTGTTATACCTGTTGCATGGTGGCGGTGAAGATGAAAGCGGTTGGGCTACACAGGGAAGAACCGATCTTATTTTGGATAACCTGATCGCAGAAAAAAAAGCAAAGCCCATGCTGGTAGTTATGATGGATGGGAATTTCAGCACCGGCCTCGCAGGATTTAATGAACAGGCGTTAAAAGCGTTTGAAAGCGAGTTAAAGCAAAGTGTTATACCGTTTATTGAACAAAACTACCGCGCAGCTACCGATGCGGCTGACCGAGCCCTGGCCGGCTTATCGATGGGTGGTTTGCAAACCCTGTATGCCGGAATAAAAAATACCAACCTGTTTGCTTACCTGGGCGTTTTCAGCTCTGGCTGGTGGAATAACCAGCCTGCCCTGGCCGGCCCGCAATATGAGTTCATGAAAGACAATGCGGCTACCATCAACAACAACCTGAAGCGATTCTGGATCGCTATGGGCGGCAAAGAAGATATTGCTTATAACAACTGCAGGATCATGCTTTCGAAGTTTGATGAAATGAACATAAAATACCAGTACAGTGAATATCCGGGCGGACATACCTGGCCGGTATGGCGGAACAACCTGTACAATTTTGCGCAGGAGTTGTTTAAATGA
- a CDS encoding family 43 glycosylhydrolase, which translates to MRKYILIVCLYALFAGGVQAQNPLIRNQYSADPSARVFGDRVYVYPSHDILATEGRGRVGWFCMEDYHVFSSANLTDWTDHGMIVQQNNVPWVKPNSYSMWAPDCIYRNGKYYFYFPSTPKDTSYARGFTVGVAIADKPEGPFVPQPAPILHVRGIDPNVFIDKDGQAYLYWSQGNIYAAKLKENMVELASDPVVLGELPNKGLKEGPYLFERNGTYYLTYPHVENKIERLEYATGNNPLGPFKVTGVIMDESPTGCWTNHHSIIQFKDQWYLFYHHNDYSPAFDKARSIRADSLFFNADGTIQKVTPTYRGIGVTKANAQIQLDRYTRLSDKGASIAFLDTASKFQGWKTVLETTGAWVQYNSVDFGKKKPGSVTVRVLAAAGGSLQIRVQGIDGPVLAEIPVTAGNDWQLTKVSLLHFKPGLQNLFVISKDNNQIAIDWTSFE; encoded by the coding sequence ATGCGAAAATATATTTTAATAGTATGCCTGTACGCACTGTTCGCCGGTGGTGTGCAGGCGCAAAATCCACTCATCCGCAACCAGTACAGCGCCGATCCTTCGGCCCGGGTATTTGGCGATCGGGTATATGTGTATCCCTCTCATGACATCCTGGCCACAGAAGGACGTGGCCGGGTGGGTTGGTTTTGTATGGAAGACTACCATGTGTTCTCCTCGGCCAACCTTACCGACTGGACGGACCATGGCATGATCGTTCAACAGAACAACGTGCCCTGGGTTAAGCCAAACAGTTATAGCATGTGGGCGCCCGATTGCATTTACCGCAATGGAAAGTATTATTTCTATTTTCCCAGCACCCCAAAAGATACCAGTTATGCCCGCGGGTTTACCGTGGGCGTGGCCATTGCCGATAAACCCGAAGGTCCGTTTGTTCCGCAGCCGGCGCCCATCCTGCATGTGCGGGGCATCGATCCCAATGTATTTATCGATAAAGACGGGCAGGCTTACCTGTACTGGTCGCAGGGAAATATTTATGCAGCAAAACTGAAAGAAAATATGGTTGAGCTTGCATCCGACCCGGTGGTATTAGGCGAATTGCCGAACAAAGGATTGAAGGAAGGTCCGTACCTGTTTGAACGCAACGGCACTTATTACCTTACCTATCCGCATGTGGAAAACAAGATCGAACGGCTGGAGTACGCGACCGGGAATAACCCGCTTGGTCCTTTTAAAGTAACCGGAGTTATTATGGACGAGTCGCCCACCGGCTGCTGGACCAATCATCATTCTATTATACAGTTTAAAGATCAATGGTACCTGTTTTATCATCATAACGATTATTCACCCGCATTCGATAAAGCCAGGTCCATCAGGGCCGACAGCCTTTTTTTTAATGCCGACGGCACTATACAAAAAGTAACCCCTACCTACAGGGGAATAGGCGTTACAAAAGCAAATGCCCAGATCCAGCTCGACCGGTACACCCGTTTAAGCGATAAAGGCGCCTCCATTGCTTTTTTGGATACCGCCAGCAAATTCCAGGGCTGGAAAACAGTGCTGGAAACAACCGGCGCCTGGGTACAATACAACAGTGTGGACTTTGGGAAAAAGAAGCCCGGGTCGGTTACGGTAAGAGTGCTTGCTGCGGCGGGCGGCAGCCTGCAGATCCGGGTACAGGGCATTGACGGACCTGTGCTGGCAGAGATCCCGGTTACTGCCGGCAATGACTGGCAACTCACAAAAGTGTCTTTACTACATTTTAAACCAGGTTTGCAGAACCTGTTTGTTATCTCAAAGGATAACAATCAAATAGCCATTGACTGGACAAGTTTTGAATAG
- a CDS encoding RagB/SusD family nutrient uptake outer membrane protein: MKRYPHIIIICLFLVLTALAGCTRYLDRAPAADVSPTDAYINFTNFQGFTEELYSLVPEYTSKTWACDWILGDEIIHKTGVTWLNEQLDNGDSWSWTTGEWISWLDAPNYNPDPTTGFGKGLWPNSWYGIHKTNLGLANLDKLNGTQEEKDLIKGQLLFFRGWFHFQLMTYWGGLPYIDTVLSPSAKLNLPRLGYQQMADRVAADLRAAADLLPVNWDNTDAGKATLGKNQLRITKVAALGYLGKNYLYAGSPLMNRASTGNTGYNADYCKKAADAFAELLKLVDSRATWIKLIDFAHYSDLFFTNGGSFIPGYPEAIFQNPVYSSWFAGCPWGPSSIFAEGNIGGGYASPNARFVQNYGMANGLPIDDPQSGYDPANPWVNRDPRFYHDIVIDKDQIIKGSAPADKEKFRYANLSNNGASRDNSAIGRTGYLLRKLTPMTANNIDNFPNNYMHLSYMRLADVYLMYAEAVLQGYGAATSAGPNYITPEDALNKIRDRCGAGRVAAKYVADKDKFMSELIRERAMELGFEEEFRYNDLRRWLLAGQQQYREKTSIDFDRDGSGKPINVREKVLVTRKFEDKNYWLPLKINDVNLYLTFSQNAGY, encoded by the coding sequence ATGAAAAGGTATCCACATATAATTATTATCTGTTTGTTTTTGGTGCTAACGGCGCTGGCTGGCTGTACACGTTACCTCGACAGGGCGCCTGCAGCAGATGTTTCTCCAACCGATGCATATATAAACTTTACCAATTTTCAGGGTTTTACCGAAGAACTGTATTCCCTGGTTCCCGAATACACCAGTAAAACCTGGGCCTGTGACTGGATCCTGGGCGACGAGATCATTCACAAGACCGGCGTAACCTGGTTAAATGAGCAATTGGATAATGGTGATTCCTGGTCGTGGACAACCGGCGAATGGATCTCCTGGCTGGATGCACCCAATTATAATCCCGACCCAACCACTGGTTTTGGCAAAGGATTGTGGCCAAACTCGTGGTATGGCATTCATAAAACAAATTTAGGATTGGCCAACCTCGATAAACTCAACGGCACACAGGAAGAAAAAGACCTGATCAAAGGCCAGTTATTGTTTTTCCGGGGCTGGTTTCATTTTCAGTTAATGACGTATTGGGGCGGGCTCCCGTACATAGATACGGTTTTGTCGCCCAGCGCAAAATTAAATTTACCGCGCCTGGGTTACCAGCAGATGGCCGACCGGGTGGCGGCAGACCTTAGGGCGGCAGCGGACCTGTTGCCCGTTAACTGGGATAATACCGATGCCGGCAAAGCGACACTGGGTAAAAATCAACTCCGCATTACGAAAGTAGCTGCGTTGGGTTACCTGGGTAAAAATTATTTGTATGCGGGCAGTCCGTTAATGAACAGGGCGTCAACAGGCAATACAGGATATAATGCTGATTACTGCAAAAAGGCAGCGGATGCATTTGCCGAGCTGTTGAAGTTGGTTGATAGCCGGGCCACCTGGATCAAATTGATTGATTTTGCCCATTACAGCGATCTTTTCTTTACCAATGGGGGAAGTTTCATTCCTGGTTATCCCGAGGCTATCTTTCAGAATCCCGTGTACAGTTCCTGGTTTGCCGGTTGTCCATGGGGGCCAAGCTCCATTTTTGCCGAAGGAAATATCGGCGGAGGATATGCCTCACCGAATGCACGGTTTGTACAAAACTATGGAATGGCCAATGGCCTGCCCATCGATGATCCGCAATCGGGTTACGATCCTGCCAATCCCTGGGTAAACCGCGACCCGCGTTTTTACCACGACATTGTCATCGACAAAGACCAGATCATAAAAGGCTCGGCGCCGGCCGACAAAGAGAAATTCCGCTATGCCAACCTATCGAACAACGGCGCCAGCCGCGATAACTCGGCAATAGGGCGTACCGGTTATTTGCTGCGGAAGCTCACCCCGATGACCGCCAACAACATCGACAATTTCCCCAATAACTATATGCACCTGTCGTATATGCGGCTGGCCGATGTGTACCTGATGTATGCAGAAGCCGTATTACAGGGCTATGGCGCCGCCACCAGCGCCGGACCGAACTATATTACTCCGGAAGACGCACTCAACAAAATAAGGGACCGTTGCGGGGCCGGAAGAGTGGCCGCCAAGTATGTGGCTGATAAGGACAAGTTCATGAGTGAGCTCATAAGGGAACGCGCCATGGAGCTTGGGTTCGAAGAAGAATTCCGCTATAACGACCTGCGCCGCTGGCTGCTTGCCGGGCAACAGCAATACCGGGAAAAAACATCCATAGATTTTGACCGCGATGGCAGTGGCAAACCTATAAATGTAAGAGAAAAAGTATTGGTGACCCGCAAGTTTGAAGATAAGAATTACTGGTTGCCGCTGAAAATAAACGATGTAAACCTTTACCTCACGTTCAGCCAGAACGCCGGCTATTGA
- a CDS encoding SusC/RagA family TonB-linked outer membrane protein yields MKNHNRDNSFRRVCIVLKCLLAITLNLLAVTGATANGKNANDRFSLIITGKITDDKGVPLGEVTIAEKGANNITMSKEDGTFTITVSNEKAVLFISHVGYIGQEIFVKGRKRIEVRLVLASLSMDSTIVVGYGRQKKQSLVGAITQVKGDVLQRAGGVSSLGAALTGNLPGVITVATQGTPGGEDPKIYIRGQSTWNNSDPLILVDGIERPMNSVDIGSVETISVLKDASATAVFGVKGANGVILITTKRGREGKAEIRFTGNATVKAPSKLASKYDAYDAIKVRDQAIERELGISPSSWYSYVPYAELDKYRHPANQAEAERYPNIDWQDQLVKKHVMSYNGSLNISGGSPLVKYFTAVDYLHEGDIIKKIDNGKSYKPGYGFDRVNARTNLDFNLTKSTVLSANLAGSYGVKQDAYGQDSWEYRIWQSIYNNAPDLYYPRYSDGGWGYFPLETVSTINSLAVMGNNGVRKTTTTRITTDFTLRQDLSAILKGLAAKGTLSFDNSFVSQGGIYDNGNIQQEYIDPVTGEKKYSQYLGTNQFDWIPPRWNPNVDAVQDASTYRKLFYQLQVDYARRFGKHDVTAMGMFSRDKYATGSEFEHFREDWVSRVTYNYDGRYFAEFNGAYNGSEKFGPNYRFAFFPSAAAGWMISNEKFMQKHTFLNTLKLRASYGQVGNDNVNGRWLYMTNWTYGGNTPLGSSAGQNSPYNWWAEARTSVGNPDIHWEKVTKANFGLDYALWNGLVAGSVEVFNDYRTDILLAGTSRSVPSYFGVQPATTNVGKVRNKGYEIELRLNKTLSKGVRLWANFAMTHAKDRIIDAEDAQLLDDYQKKAGKSIGQAYSYVSSGFYNTWDQVYGSTKLNTYDNQKLPGNLNMVDYNGDGVIDNKDVVPYGYPERPQNTYNATLGVEWKGFSAFVQFYGVNNINRYLQLVSFSGQYHYDNVYKQGTYWTKDNPNAQVPMPRYASVMPYYGTTYLYDGSYLRLKNAEIAYTFKLSQLKHIGINAFRLYVNGDNLILWTKMPDDREVSMGAATAYPTIRRFNMGCNLTF; encoded by the coding sequence ATGAAAAATCATAACCGGGACAATTCGTTCCGCAGGGTTTGCATTGTCCTGAAATGCCTGCTGGCGATAACCCTGAATCTCCTGGCGGTCACCGGTGCAACGGCCAACGGTAAAAATGCAAACGACCGGTTTTCACTGATTATAACGGGAAAGATAACAGATGATAAAGGTGTTCCCCTCGGTGAGGTCACCATCGCTGAAAAAGGCGCCAATAATATCACGATGTCGAAAGAAGATGGCACGTTCACCATCACTGTTTCAAATGAAAAGGCCGTATTGTTTATTTCGCATGTAGGCTACATAGGACAGGAAATTTTTGTGAAAGGCCGCAAACGGATCGAGGTCCGGTTAGTGCTTGCTTCGCTTTCAATGGACAGTACCATTGTGGTTGGTTATGGCCGGCAGAAAAAGCAAAGCCTGGTAGGCGCCATTACCCAGGTAAAAGGAGATGTATTGCAAAGAGCAGGTGGCGTATCGAGCCTTGGCGCTGCCTTAACAGGCAATTTACCCGGCGTAATAACCGTTGCCACGCAGGGAACGCCGGGCGGTGAAGACCCGAAGATCTACATCCGGGGACAGAGCACCTGGAATAACAGCGATCCGCTGATTCTGGTTGACGGCATCGAACGCCCCATGAACAGCGTTGACATTGGTTCTGTTGAAACCATCTCTGTGTTGAAAGATGCGTCTGCTACAGCCGTTTTTGGCGTGAAAGGCGCCAACGGGGTGATCCTGATCACCACGAAACGTGGCCGCGAAGGCAAAGCTGAAATTCGTTTTACCGGCAACGCTACCGTGAAAGCGCCTTCCAAACTGGCCAGTAAATACGATGCCTATGACGCCATAAAAGTGCGTGACCAGGCTATTGAACGGGAATTAGGTATTTCTCCTTCCTCGTGGTACAGCTATGTGCCCTATGCCGAACTGGATAAATACCGGCATCCCGCAAACCAGGCCGAAGCGGAACGTTACCCAAACATCGACTGGCAGGACCAGTTGGTAAAGAAGCACGTAATGTCTTACAACGGCAGTCTGAATATCTCAGGCGGTTCGCCGTTGGTGAAATACTTTACCGCAGTAGATTATTTGCATGAAGGCGATATCATTAAAAAGATAGACAACGGAAAATCATATAAGCCCGGGTATGGTTTCGACCGCGTGAATGCCCGTACCAACCTGGATTTCAACCTGACGAAATCTACCGTGCTCTCCGCTAATTTAGCCGGTTCATACGGGGTAAAACAGGATGCGTATGGCCAGGACAGTTGGGAATACCGCATCTGGCAAAGTATTTATAACAACGCCCCCGATCTGTATTACCCCCGGTATTCAGATGGCGGCTGGGGGTACTTCCCACTCGAAACCGTATCTACCATCAATTCACTGGCGGTAATGGGTAATAATGGGGTACGCAAAACAACCACTACCCGCATCACCACCGATTTTACCTTACGGCAGGACCTGAGCGCGATCCTGAAAGGACTGGCTGCAAAGGGAACGCTTTCTTTCGATAATTCATTCGTATCACAGGGCGGCATTTACGACAATGGCAATATTCAACAGGAATATATTGACCCGGTTACCGGCGAAAAAAAATACAGCCAGTATCTGGGCACCAATCAGTTCGACTGGATCCCGCCCCGCTGGAATCCCAACGTGGATGCCGTACAGGACGCATCTACCTACCGCAAATTGTTCTACCAGTTACAGGTAGACTATGCCCGCCGGTTTGGCAAACATGATGTAACAGCCATGGGTATGTTCAGCCGCGACAAATATGCTACGGGCAGCGAGTTTGAACATTTCCGCGAAGACTGGGTAAGCAGGGTTACCTACAATTATGACGGCAGGTATTTTGCCGAATTCAATGGCGCCTATAACGGGTCGGAGAAATTTGGTCCCAACTACCGGTTTGCATTTTTTCCTTCCGCCGCCGCAGGCTGGATGATCAGCAACGAAAAGTTTATGCAGAAACACACCTTTTTAAATACGTTGAAACTGCGTGCTTCTTATGGGCAGGTGGGAAATGATAATGTGAACGGCCGCTGGCTGTATATGACCAACTGGACCTATGGCGGTAATACCCCATTGGGATCGTCAGCAGGTCAGAACAGTCCGTATAACTGGTGGGCCGAGGCACGCACCAGCGTGGGCAACCCCGATATTCACTGGGAAAAAGTAACCAAGGCCAATTTCGGGCTCGATTATGCCTTATGGAACGGCCTGGTGGCTGGTAGTGTAGAGGTGTTCAACGATTATCGCACCGACATTCTCTTAGCGGGTACTTCCCGTTCGGTGCCTTCTTATTTCGGGGTGCAGCCTGCCACTACCAATGTAGGTAAAGTGCGTAACAAAGGGTATGAGATCGAGCTTAGGCTCAATAAAACGTTGTCCAAAGGGGTAAGGCTGTGGGCAAACTTTGCCATGACGCACGCCAAAGACAGGATCATCGACGCCGAAGACGCCCAGTTGCTTGATGATTATCAGAAGAAGGCGGGGAAATCGATTGGTCAGGCTTATTCCTATGTAAGCAGTGGTTTTTACAATACCTGGGACCAGGTATATGGCAGTACAAAACTGAATACCTACGACAACCAGAAATTACCCGGTAACCTGAATATGGTAGACTACAATGGCGATGGCGTTATCGATAACAAAGATGTTGTGCCTTATGGCTATCCCGAACGCCCGCAGAACACGTACAACGCCACCCTTGGTGTTGAATGGAAGGGCTTCAGCGCCTTCGTGCAGTTCTATGGGGTAAACAACATTAACCGTTACCTGCAACTGGTAAGTTTTTCCGGACAGTATCATTACGACAATGTGTATAAACAAGGCACATACTGGACAAAAGATAATCCCAATGCCCAGGTGCCCATGCCGCGCTATGCCAGCGTAATGCCTTACTATGGCACCACTTATTTATACGACGGATCTTATTTGCGGTTGAAGAATGCAGAGATCGCATACACCTTTAAGCTGTCTCAGTTAAAGCATATCGGTATCAATGCATTCCGGCTTTACGTAAATGGCGATAACCTGATATTATGGACAAAAATGCCCGACGATCGCGAAGTAAGTATGGGCGCAGCCACTGCATACCCCACCATCAGGCGGTTTAATATGGGGTGTAATCTAACTTTTTAA